The Winogradskyella schleiferi genome contains the following window.
AAGTTAATTATTAATACATTTAAAACTATGTTGCTCTGTCTTTATTAATGACAGAATGGCTCAAAAATATATATGGGAAAATCAAATTTTTTAAATTTAGACAATCTGTCATTTCAGGATTTCGATGAGAATTCAGAATTAATTCCATTGATGACGCCTGAAGATGAAGAATTAATAAACAGCGAATCCTTACCAGAATCCTTACCAATTTTACCCTTGCGAAATACGGTTTTATTTCCTGGTGTAGTTATTCCGATTACGGCCGGACGAGATACCTCTATAAAACTGATTAACGATGCCAATAAAGGTGGAAAAGTAATTGGTGTGGTATCACAAAAGGATGAATCGGTTGAAAATCCGTCTGCTAAGGACATCTATAAAACAGGAACGGTTGCACGAATCTTGAAAGTGCTGAAAATGCCAGATGGTAACACAACAGTTATTATTCAAGGTAAAAAACGCTTTGTGATTAACGAGGTGATTTCTGAAAAACCGTATTTAACGGCTTCAATTTCTGACATTGCCGAAGCAAAACCAGCTCCAGATAATGAAGAATTTAAAGCGATTATAGATTCCATTAAGGAATTGTCTTTAGATATTATAAAGCAAAGTCCAAACATTCCGTCCGAAGCGAGTTTTGCGATTAAGAATATTGAAAGTAATTCGTTCTTAATCAATTTTGTGTCTTCTAACATGAATCTTAGGGTTGAGGAAAAACAAGAACTTTTAAAAATTAATGATCTTAAGGAACGTGCGCTTCAGACCTTGAAGTATATGAACATGGAATATCAGAAGCTAGAGCTTAAAAATGATATCCAGTCAAAGGTTCAGAGCGATATGAACCAACAGCAACGTGAGTATTTCTTACACCAACAAATGAAAACCATTCAAGAAGAATTGGGTGGAGGTGTGTCTTCAGGAGAGGAAATTGAAGACATGAAAGCGCGTGCCAAGAAAAAGAAATGGGACGAAAAAGTAAAGGAGCATTTTGATAAGGAATTATCGAAAATGCAACGTATGAATCCTCAAGTGGCTGAGTATTCCATTCAACGCAATTATTTAGACCTGTTTCTGGATTTGCCTTGGAATGAATTCAGCAAGGATAAATTCGACCTAAAACGCGCCGAAAAAATTCTCGATCGCGATCATTTTGGACTTGAAGATGTTAAAAAACGAATTATTGAATATTTAGCGGTTTTAAAACTGAGAAATGATATGAAGTCGCCAATCCTTTGTCTTTATGGCCCTCCAGGTGTTGGTAAAACCTCATTAGGAAAGTCGATCGCTGAAGCTTTGGGTAGGGAATATGTACGTATTTCATTAGGTGGATTGCGTGACGAAGCTGAAATCCGTGGCCATAGAAAAACCTATATTGGTGCTATGCCTGGCCGAATCATTCAGAGTTTAAAGAAAGCAGGCACCTCAAATCCTGTATTCGTTTTAGATGAAATCGATAAATTATCCACAGGAAATCAAGGTGATCCATCTTCTGCGATGTTAGAGGTTTTAGATCCTGAGCAAAACAATGAGTTCTATGACAACTTCTTGGAAATGGGTTATGACTTGTCTAAGGTGATGTTCATTGCAACGTCCAATAGCATGAATACCATTCAGCCCGCATTAAGAGATCGAATGGAAATCATTAATGTAACGGGTTATACCATTGAAGAAAAAGTAGAAATCGCGAAACGACACTTGTTGCCAAAGCAATTAAAGGAACATGGTTTGGATAGTTCGTCATTAAAAATTGCAAAGCCACAACTGGAAAAAATAGTTGAAGGTTATACGCGCGAATCTGGTGTAAGAGGCTTGGAAAAACAAATTGCAAAAATGGTACGTTATGCGGCCAAGAACATTGCAATGGAAGAAAAATATAACATTAAGATTTCTAACGAGGACATTATTGAAGTTTTAGGAAGTCCAAGAATGGAACGCGACAAATACGAAAACAACGATGTTGCAGGTGTTGTTACCGGATTGGCATGGACCAAAGTAGGAGGTGATATTCTGTTTATAGAATCTATTTTATCTAAAGGAAAAGGCACATTGTCCATTACTGGAAATATAGGTAAAGTGATGAAAGAATCGGCCACTATAGCTATGGAATACATAAAAGCCAATGCAGATGAATTTGGGATTGATCCTGAAGTTTTTGAGAAATATAATGTGCACATTCACGTACCGGAAGGCGCGACGCCAAAAGATGGTCCAAGTGCAGGTGTCACAATGTTAACGTCTTTAGTATCATTGTTTACCCAACGTAAAGTTAAGAAGAGCATAGCGATGACAGGCGAAATTACATTGCGTGGAAAAGTACTGCCTGTTGGTGGTATTAAAGAAAAAATCCTAGCCGCCAAACGAGCTCGTATTAAAGAGATATTGCTTTGTGAGGATAACAAACGGGATATTGACGAGATTAAACCAGAATATTTGAAAGGCTTAACGTTTCATTATGTTAAGGATATGAGCGAAGTTTTAAAGTTAGCCTTAACCAAACAAAAAGTACATAATGCCAAAAAGCTTTAATTTAATAGTTGCATTTTTAATATATCTTACTGTGGGAACGGTAGCTTATGCCCAAGATCAAGGAGAATTTAAAAATGTGCTATTAGATGGAAAGCCTGCTAAACTGAATGTTGTTACTGGCGAAATAACACTGGTTACCATAAAGGATAAAGTTGTAGAGACTAAAATAGATACTGTTAACACAAAG
Protein-coding sequences here:
- the lon gene encoding endopeptidase La — its product is MGKSNFLNLDNLSFQDFDENSELIPLMTPEDEELINSESLPESLPILPLRNTVLFPGVVIPITAGRDTSIKLINDANKGGKVIGVVSQKDESVENPSAKDIYKTGTVARILKVLKMPDGNTTVIIQGKKRFVINEVISEKPYLTASISDIAEAKPAPDNEEFKAIIDSIKELSLDIIKQSPNIPSEASFAIKNIESNSFLINFVSSNMNLRVEEKQELLKINDLKERALQTLKYMNMEYQKLELKNDIQSKVQSDMNQQQREYFLHQQMKTIQEELGGGVSSGEEIEDMKARAKKKKWDEKVKEHFDKELSKMQRMNPQVAEYSIQRNYLDLFLDLPWNEFSKDKFDLKRAEKILDRDHFGLEDVKKRIIEYLAVLKLRNDMKSPILCLYGPPGVGKTSLGKSIAEALGREYVRISLGGLRDEAEIRGHRKTYIGAMPGRIIQSLKKAGTSNPVFVLDEIDKLSTGNQGDPSSAMLEVLDPEQNNEFYDNFLEMGYDLSKVMFIATSNSMNTIQPALRDRMEIINVTGYTIEEKVEIAKRHLLPKQLKEHGLDSSSLKIAKPQLEKIVEGYTRESGVRGLEKQIAKMVRYAAKNIAMEEKYNIKISNEDIIEVLGSPRMERDKYENNDVAGVVTGLAWTKVGGDILFIESILSKGKGTLSITGNIGKVMKESATIAMEYIKANADEFGIDPEVFEKYNVHIHVPEGATPKDGPSAGVTMLTSLVSLFTQRKVKKSIAMTGEITLRGKVLPVGGIKEKILAAKRARIKEILLCEDNKRDIDEIKPEYLKGLTFHYVKDMSEVLKLALTKQKVHNAKKL